In Pseudomonas sp. R76, one genomic interval encodes:
- the radC gene encoding RadC family protein, whose product MSIRDWPVAERPREKLLEWGAASLSDAELLAIFLRTGVSGRSAVDLARYLLAQFGGLRPLLEASQTVFSQHLGLGPAKFAQLQAVLEMSRRHLAERLRADSVLESPLAVRDYLKALLRHEPHEIFGCLFLDSKHRVLGFEALFHGTIDAAIVYPRQVVKRALAYNAAALILCHNHPSGSVEPSAADRKLTKLLQKALEVVDVRVLDHIIVGDGDPLSMAEYGWM is encoded by the coding sequence ATGAGTATTCGCGATTGGCCTGTGGCGGAGCGTCCACGGGAAAAGCTGTTGGAATGGGGCGCGGCGAGCCTGTCGGATGCCGAGCTGTTGGCGATCTTCCTGCGCACCGGTGTGTCTGGCCGCAGCGCGGTCGACCTGGCGCGGTATTTGTTGGCGCAATTCGGTGGCCTTCGCCCGTTGCTGGAGGCCAGCCAGACGGTGTTCAGCCAGCATTTGGGGTTGGGCCCGGCGAAGTTTGCCCAGTTGCAGGCGGTGCTGGAAATGTCCCGGCGCCATTTGGCCGAGCGCCTGCGCGCTGACTCGGTGCTGGAGAGCCCGTTGGCCGTGCGCGATTACCTCAAGGCGTTGTTGCGGCATGAGCCCCACGAGATCTTCGGTTGCCTGTTTCTCGACTCAAAGCATCGCGTTCTGGGCTTTGAGGCGTTGTTCCACGGCACCATCGACGCCGCCATCGTTTACCCCCGGCAAGTGGTCAAGCGCGCCCTGGCGTACAACGCGGCGGCCTTGATTTTGTGTCACAACCATCCTTCCGGGAGCGTCGAGCCGAGTGCGGCTGATCGAAAATTGACCAAGTTGCTGCAAAAGGCGCTGGAAGTGGTGGATGTGCGGGTGTTGGATCACATCATCGTGGGCGATGGCGACCCGCTGTCGATGGCGGAATACGGGTGGATGTAG